One genomic window of Solanum dulcamara chromosome 12, daSolDulc1.2, whole genome shotgun sequence includes the following:
- the LOC129877819 gene encoding uncharacterized protein LOC129877819, with protein sequence MRASIMAVASKKKKGVFVDGVTCGIKVKQLVFMGVMCIVMMFTVYRTNNYQYQQTKMESKMDSFYSSKNSDVDITRLNSLPRGIIQARSDLELKPLWSTSHSKSKASVSSSRNLLAMAVGIKQKSNVDTLVQKFLSENFTIILFHYDGHVDGWWDLQWSKEAVHIVANNQTKWWFAKRFLHPSAVSIYDYIFLWDEDLGVKNFHPGRYLEIVKSEGLEISQPALDRNSTDIHHRITIRSKRKRFHRRVYDSRGSTKCSAESEGPPCSGFVEGMAPVFSISAWLCAWHLIQNDLVHGWGMDMKLGYCAQGDRTKKVGIVDSEYIVHQGIQTLGGPSLKKRSNLEESVKRHVVDVRSEIRRQSMYELQIFKDRWERAVEEDKNWVDPVEAINRRRKRRRKQIRKLQVKLK encoded by the exons TGGCGGTGGCgtcaaagaagaaaaaaggggTCTTTGTTGACGGG GTAACATGCGGAATAAAGGTTAAACAGCTAGTGTTTATGGGGGTTATGTGTATAGTTATGATGTTTACTGTGTATAGGACCAATAATTATCAGTATCAACAGACAAAG ATGGAGTCGAAAATGGATTCGTTTTATTCTTCAAAG AATTCTGATGTAGATATCACACGTTTGAACAGTTTGCCTCGTGGTATTATCCAAGCAAGGTCGGATCTAGAATTGAAGCCCCTTTGGTCTACAAGTCATTCAAAGTCCAAG GCTAGCGTTTCTAGTTCTCGTAACCTGTTGGCAATGGCAGTTGGTATTAAACAAAAGAGCAATGTTGATACTCTTGTCCAAAAG TTTCTTTCAGAGAATTTTACAATCATCTTGTTCCACTATGACGGACATGTTGATGGGTGGTGGGACCTCCAATGGAGTAAAGAAGCCGTTCATATTGTTGCGAACAACCAAACTAAATG GTGGTTTGCGAAGCGGTTCTTACATCCTTCTGCTGTTTCTATTTACGATTACATTTTCCTTTGGGATGAAGATTTGGGCGTGAAGAATTTCCATCCTGGAAG GTACCTTGAAATTGTGAAATCAGAAGGACTGGAAATTTCCCAGCCAGCCTTGGATCGGAACTCAACTGATATACACCATAGAATCACAATAAGAAGCAAAAGAAAAAGATTCCACAG ACGAGTGTATGATAGTAGAGGTAGTACAAAATGTTCAGCTGAAAGCGAAGGTCCTCCATGCAGCGG ATTTGTGGAAGGAATGGCTCCAGTCTTTTCAATCTCTGCTTGGCTGTGTGCTTGGCATCTTATACAG AATGATCTTGTTCATGGATGGGGAATGGACATGAAACTTGGTTATTGTGCTCAG GGGGACCGAACCAAAAAAGTTGGAATAGTTGATAGTGAATATATCGTCCACCAGGGCATTCAAACTTTAGGAGGGCCATCTCTGAAGAAG CGTTCAAATCTTGAAGAGTCCGTGAAG AGACACGTTGTTGACGTGCGATCTGAG ATTCGACGACAGTCAATGTATGAGCTACAAATATTTAAGGATCGGTGGGAACGAGCTGTGGAGGAAGACAAGAACTGGGTCGATCCAGTTGAAGCGATCAACCGAAGACGTAAACGACGACGCAAGCAAATACGAAAATTACAGGTTAAGCTAAAATAA
- the LOC129877820 gene encoding secretory carrier-associated membrane protein 3-like isoform X2, which produces MASHYDRNPFAEEEEVNPFADGGGKSKGQSKFSGGAFYTTDLKKKEKELQAKENELRRREQELRRKEEAAARAGIVIEAKNWPPFFPIIHHDIANEIPVHLQRLQYVAFTTFLGIFACLLWNIIATTTAWIKEGDVKIWFLSIIYFIAGVPGAYVLWYRPLYRAFRTEGAMKFAWFFLFYVLHIAFCIFAAVAPPVVFRGKSLTGILPAVDLIGKQVLVGIFYFIGFGLFCLESVLSIWVIQQVYMYFRGSGKAAEMKREAARGAMRAAI; this is translated from the exons ATGGCTAGCCATTATGATCGCAACCCTTTtgctgaagaagaagaagttaaCCCCTTTGCT GATGGAGGAGGAAAATCAAAAGGGCAATCAAAATTTAGTGGAGGCGCATTTTATACCACC GActtgaaaaagaaagagaaggaaCTTCAGGCTAAGGAGAATGAATTGCGAAGGAGGGAACAG GAACTGAGACGAAAAGAAGAAGCTGCTGCAAGAG CTGGTATTGTTATTGAGGCGAAAAATTGGCCTCCATTCTTCCCAATTATCCATCATGATATTGCAAATGAAATTCCAGTTCATTTGCAAAGGCTGCAATATGTCGCGTTTACTACCTTTTTGG GAATTTTTGCATGCCTTTTATGGAACATCATTGCTACCACTACAGCATGGATTAAAGAAGGAG ATGTAAAGATCTGGTTCCTTTCAATTATTTACTTCATAGCGGGGGTTCCAGGAGCCTATGTACTGTGGTATCGTCCTCTTTATCGTGCTTTTAG AACTGAGGGTGCTATGAAGTTCGCGTGGTTTTTCTTGTTTTACGTG CTTCACATTGCATTCTGCATCTTTGCGGCTGTTGCTCCTCCTGTAGTTTTCAGAGGAAAATCACTTAC AGGCATTCTACCTGCAGTAGATCTCATCGGCAAGCAAGTACTTGTTGGG ATTTTCTATTTCATTGGTTTTGGGCTATTTTGTCTAGAGTCTGTGCTGAGCATATGGGTTATTCAG CAAGTATACATGTATTTCCGAGGAAGTGGTAAAGCTGCAGAGATGAAGCGCGAAGCTGCAAGAGGCGCCATGAGGGCAGCAATATAG
- the LOC129877820 gene encoding secretory carrier-associated membrane protein 2-like isoform X1 yields MASHYDRNPFAEEEEVNPFADGGGKSKGQSKFSGGAFYTTSVPPATNSRLSPLPHEPADFYDRDVPVDIPLDSSTDLKKKEKELQAKENELRRREQELRRKEEAAARAGIVIEAKNWPPFFPIIHHDIANEIPVHLQRLQYVAFTTFLGIFACLLWNIIATTTAWIKEGDVKIWFLSIIYFIAGVPGAYVLWYRPLYRAFRTEGAMKFAWFFLFYVLHIAFCIFAAVAPPVVFRGKSLTGILPAVDLIGKQVLVGIFYFIGFGLFCLESVLSIWVIQQVYMYFRGSGKAAEMKREAARGAMRAAI; encoded by the exons ATGGCTAGCCATTATGATCGCAACCCTTTtgctgaagaagaagaagttaaCCCCTTTGCT GATGGAGGAGGAAAATCAAAAGGGCAATCAAAATTTAGTGGAGGCGCATTTTATACCACC AGTGTTCCTCCAGCAACAAACTCTAGACTTTCACCCCTTCCGCATGAACCTGCTGATTTCTATGATCGTGATGTGCCTGTTGATATTCCTCTTGATAGTTCTACG GActtgaaaaagaaagagaaggaaCTTCAGGCTAAGGAGAATGAATTGCGAAGGAGGGAACAG GAACTGAGACGAAAAGAAGAAGCTGCTGCAAGAG CTGGTATTGTTATTGAGGCGAAAAATTGGCCTCCATTCTTCCCAATTATCCATCATGATATTGCAAATGAAATTCCAGTTCATTTGCAAAGGCTGCAATATGTCGCGTTTACTACCTTTTTGG GAATTTTTGCATGCCTTTTATGGAACATCATTGCTACCACTACAGCATGGATTAAAGAAGGAG ATGTAAAGATCTGGTTCCTTTCAATTATTTACTTCATAGCGGGGGTTCCAGGAGCCTATGTACTGTGGTATCGTCCTCTTTATCGTGCTTTTAG AACTGAGGGTGCTATGAAGTTCGCGTGGTTTTTCTTGTTTTACGTG CTTCACATTGCATTCTGCATCTTTGCGGCTGTTGCTCCTCCTGTAGTTTTCAGAGGAAAATCACTTAC AGGCATTCTACCTGCAGTAGATCTCATCGGCAAGCAAGTACTTGTTGGG ATTTTCTATTTCATTGGTTTTGGGCTATTTTGTCTAGAGTCTGTGCTGAGCATATGGGTTATTCAG CAAGTATACATGTATTTCCGAGGAAGTGGTAAAGCTGCAGAGATGAAGCGCGAAGCTGCAAGAGGCGCCATGAGGGCAGCAATATAG